Within Vicia villosa cultivar HV-30 ecotype Madison, WI linkage group LG1, Vvil1.0, whole genome shotgun sequence, the genomic segment CTCGGTTCGGTCGGTTTTCTTCGGATGGTTCCCGAATGTCCACCCCTACAAAAAGCCATTCAAACTCCAATCCCATGCCCGAGTAATTTACGGCCACTTTTTCAAACCAAAACATAAAACCAGTATCCCAAAGTCACTCACCTTTTCACTTTCACTCTCACTCTCACTCAAACcgtgtttttttgtttgtttctttgcTTTCTCTGCTAAAAATGCATCTTCATCTTCCACCACCATTCACTATCATCAAACTTGTTCTACTAACCCTCCATCTACTACTACAAACCACTCCCATTCTCACTCTCTCTCCCTGCAAAACCTCATGTGGCACCATTCCCATAAACTACCCATTCGCCTTAGAAGACGGTTGCGGCTCACCCCAATTCCGCCACATGTTCAACTGCACAGCCACTGACTTATTCTTCCAAACCCCCTCCGGTTCCTACAAAGTCCAATCCATTGACTACAACAAACAAACAATGACACTCTACGACCCATCAATGTCAACCTGCTCCATTCTCCAACCACACCACGACTTCATCATGACGGATATTCAGTCTGCTATAATCCCTCCTTCACAAGACACTGTTTTCGTTCTGCTAAACTGCTCTATAGACTCACCTGTCCTCAACCATTACAAATATCTTTGCTTCAACTTTGAAGGACACACTTGTGATGAGCTATATGGTggttgtaatgcttttagggtgTTTCATTTGTTGACGAATAGTTCTCCACCTTGTTGTTTTACGAGCTATAATACTGTGAAGTTTATGAGTATGAATATTTTGGATTGTACGCATTATACTAGTGTGTTTAACAGTGATAGATTGAGAGGTGTTGGTCCTTTGGATTGGGTTTATGGGATTAAACTTTCTTTTAGTTTGCCGGATGTTGGATGTGAAAGTTGTAAGCAATCTGGTGGGACTTGTGGGTTTGATACTGATACTGAAGGTCTTCTTTGTCTCTGCTCAAGTTTCACTAATTCAACAAGGGAATGTGGTAAGCTAATTTGATTTCTACTATGTAATTCCAATCATACGGGGTTAGTTAATATGAGTAGGTTTGTACAAGGTTTTAAATATCGGTCGCAGTCTGCAGTGTGAATtaacaataatttatttttttgttataaaaatgatgAATAAAACACCTTCTGATTCCGTTTTGTGCGGccattgttgatgtttttatgtattttgttttatatttcagCTGCTGGAAGTATGATTTCAGAAGGATTGAACAATGCTCCTTGGACAAAGCACCtattggttttgcttcttgtaGTTTTACTTCACAATATGATGGAGCTACTTTGAGATCTGTTTGAAGTTTAGTTGTGTTCCAAATCCACTCCTGTTGATGGACAGAGAGCTTGTGTAGTGTAGTTGTATTGTATGCCTCGAGAATTGAGATTATTGGCCACTCTCTCTACCTCTCTAATGATGCAAAGTAGATAGTTTTCCAAAACAGGAAAGGCACATCTTCTTAGTTTTAGAATGTTCACAATGAGCATGACAATTGGACTAATTAATGTAATACTTTTCTTATTGTTTCAAGTATTACATTTTAGTTTATGCTTCCATTTTTCTTCTTG encodes:
- the LOC131630551 gene encoding uncharacterized protein LOC131630551 → MHLHLPPPFTIIKLVLLTLHLLLQTTPILTLSPCKTSCGTIPINYPFALEDGCGSPQFRHMFNCTATDLFFQTPSGSYKVQSIDYNKQTMTLYDPSMSTCSILQPHHDFIMTDIQSAIIPPSQDTVFVLLNCSIDSPVLNHYKYLCFNFEGHTCDELYGGCNAFRVFHLLTNSSPPCCFTSYNTVKFMSMNILDCTHYTSVFNSDRLRGVGPLDWVYGIKLSFSLPDVGCESCKQSGGTCGFDTDTEGLLCLCSSFTNSTRECAAGSMISEGLNNAPWTKHLLVLLLVVLLHNMMELL